In Sporohalobacter salinus, the DNA window GCAGCTTCAGCTACAGGAGTCGCTGTCGGATTAAAAACAATGGATAATGAAGATATTCCTAAAATAGCTATAGTGTCTTCAGCTTTATTTGTAGCTTCTCTGATACATATTCCTCTAGGTCCAACTAGTGTTCATCTTATTCTTAATGGAGTTGCTGGCATATTATTGGGATGGCAGGTCTTTCCTGCTTTTCTTATATCTTTATTTTTACAGAGTGTTTTATTTCAATTTGGAGGCCTTACTACTCTAGGCATAAATACAATTAATGTAGCTTTTCCTGCTATAATTGGTTATTATTTATTTAATTTTTTATTAAAGTTTAATTTTAACGATAAACAAATTATTTTAGGTGTAATATCTTTTATCTGTGGAATAGTTCCAGTCTTTTTAACTACAATTATGTTAGCTATTTCTCTTATATTTACTGACGAATCTTTCTTTGAGATAGCCCAACTTACTATATTTAGCCATCTACCAGTCATGATTATTGAAGGAATTATTAGTACTTTTACTATAATCTTTATCAAAAAAGTTAAGCCAGAAATTCTAAAGGAGGAATAATAAAAAATGAAAAATAGTAAATTGAAATATAAGCAAAATCTATTTACTTGTATTTCCTTTAACATTTGTATTACTCTATTGATAATGTTAATATTAACATTGCCGGTATATGCTCATAGAGTTATTTCTTATTCTTATATTGAAGGTAATAATATTGTTGTTGAAGGAAGTTTTGATGATGGTAGTCCTACCAAAAAAGCTAAAATAGAAGTATATAATTCTTCAGGAGAAATGATATACGACGGAAAAACTAATGCACAGGGAATTCATAAGTTTAAAATACCAGAAAAAGATAACTTAAAAATTATATTAAAAGCAGGAATGGGGCATCAATCAACATCTAATATTAAAAAAGAAGATCTACCTAAAATATCTAATTCAAGTACTCAACAACAAACTACAGAAAAGTCTAAACAAATCAAAACTACTGAAATTAATGAAGATAAATTACGTTCTATTGTCAGAGAAGAGCTATCTAAAGAATTATCCCAAAAGTTACCTCAAGAAATAGCCCCTATAAAAAAAGAATTAATTCAGCTCAAAAACAAGAAAAAACCTGGTATCACCGAAATTTTAGGAGGAATAGGTTATATTTTTGGTTTAATGGGAATTGCATTATATTTTAAAACAAAAAGGAATGAGTCAGTTTGATTGATGAAAAATTTGCTGAGGGATCTTCCTGGGTTCACCAGTTAGATCCCCGAATAAAAATCATAGTAACTATAATATTAGCAATAGTAATTGCAGTAGGAAAAAATCTCAATATGTTATTATTATCCTTTGGAGTCTCCAGTTTACTGTTAATAACTGCTAAACTTGATATTAAAGAGGTTGGCAAACGATTACTAATAGTTAATGGATTTATATTTCTTATGTGGTTAGTCTTACCTTTTACGTATCCAGGAGAAAGTCTATTCCAAATTGGCCCTTTAATGGCTTCGCGAAAAGGTATCATCTATACAACTAAGATTACTTTAAGATCAAATACTATTATGTTGATAATGATTTCTTTAATTTCAACTTCTACTATATCATCAATCATCCATGCAATGAAATATCTTTATGTTCCAGAAAAACTTATTTATTTGTTAATCTTTATTTATAGATATATACATGTAATTAAGACTGAATTTCATAAACTTTATAATGCTATGTTGTTAAGGGGGTTCAAACCTAAAACAACTATTCACTATTATAAATCATATGCTTATTTAGTGGGCATGTTAATTATAAAAAGCTATGAACGATCTAAAAGAGTTTATGAAGCAATGATATGTCGTAGTTTTAAAGGTAAATTTTATATGCTAGACGACTTTAATGTATCCTTATTTGACTACCTAATTTTTATTAGTTCTCTATTCTTTGTTAGTTTTTTAATCATGCTGGAAAAAGGACTCTGGAATCTCTAATTAAAATAAATAGTCCTTCATTTCAGCATGCAAATTTTATACTATTTTGTATATCTATCAGCCACATTAGAGGCAGCATAAGCAGAAGGCTTGATTTTAGCTTCATATCCATTTCCAACTACCATGCCTACTATCTCTTTAATTAAATCACGAGTTTCACCATTCTGACCTATATCAATGTGAACTTCAATATTTAAGTCAGCTACAGTTTTTTCAGTCATCTTCTCACTTACTAAGCCCGCTACTTTTAAACTATTTAATGTTTCATGATATATCCTCTTGCGCAAAGTAGGCTTAGGCTTTACTTCTTCTTTATTATAATAAAAGCGTGCTCCTCTTCCTTCACGATAAATAACAATTGCTGTCACAAAAACAGCTGTTTGAGTTTGTTTAGAATCGGTACCAATTATCAATCGATAATTGGCCTTGGGGGCTGCTTTTACGAATTTAATTATACTTGTAAAAGTCTGATCAAAGCTTAATGTTCCTTCTGTAGGACTAATAAAGTTCATCGCTTCCCCTCCATTTTAAATAAAGTTAACTTAACAATTCAAAGAGAATATTGCTCAATAAAGCAAACCTCTCTAAATTTAACTTTTCCCCCCGCCTTCGTGATTCTATTCCTGCTTGATTTAAAGCCTCATCAACTAAGTTCCGTTTTAAATCTAAATTAGCTGCTTTACTTAAAGAATTTCTAATAGTCTTGCGACGCTGTTGGAAAGCAGCCTGAATTACTTTAAATAATAATTCTTCATCTTTGATTTCAACAGCCGGCTGCTGTCTAATCTTCATCTTAACTATTGCTGAATCTACTTTAGGCTGTGGCATAAAGACAGTTCTAGGAACTATTCCTGTAATCTCGGGTTGAGAATAATACCGAACTGCTAATGAAAGTGAACCATACTGCTTCCCATCTTCAGGAGTAGCTACTATTCTCTCAGCTACTTCCTTTTGAACCATAACTACTATCTGTTCAAAAGGTAACTTATCTTCTAATAATCGCATAATAATTGGGGTAGTAATATAATATGGTAGATTTGCTACTACCTTGACAGATTCTCCATTTAATTTAGTTAATAACTGTCTAAAATTATACTCTAAAGCATCAGCTTGAATAAAATTAATATTATCATAACTATTTAGATTTTCATCTAAAATTTCAATAAATCTATCATCTAATTCAATCGCCCAAACTTCTTTAGCCTCTTCAGCTAACCGCTGAGTTAGAGAACCAATACCAGGACCAATTTCAATCACATGATCATCTGAAGTCAAATTAGCACTAGCAACAATTTTATCAATAATATTTTGATCAACTAAAAAGTTCTGTCCAAGACTTTTTTTAAGTTGAATACCATTTTGCTTCAAAATTTTTCTAGTCACACTAGGATTAGCTATTCTCTTTTTCATTACTATTACCACCTTTAAATATCTAATAAAAAAGTGAACCCTTTCCGGGTTCACTTTTATCTTCTATTACTACTTGGTTTATTCTTGTGACTCTTCCCAATCAGATAAAAACTTGTCAAGTCCTTCATCAGTCTTAGGATGTCCCAACATTTTTTCCAATACACCATACGGAATTGTAGCAATATCAGATCCTGCTTTAGCAACCTCTTTAACATGCTTCGGATGTCGTACACTAGCTGCAATTATTTCAGTTTCAACTTCATATTCCTTAAAGATTTGAACAATCTCCTCTACTAATGTTACTCCATTATGTCCAATATCGTCAAGACGTCCCATAAATGGGCTGACATAAGTAGCGCCTGCCTTGGCTGCTAATAGTGCCTGATTAGCCGAAAAGACTAAAGTTACATTAGTCTTAATTCCTTCAGTAGATAATTGATTAACAGCTTTCAATCCTTCTTTAGTCATTGGTATCTTAATTACTACATTATCAGATATGGATGCTAATTCTCTAGCCTGCTCTACCATTCCTTCAGCCTTAGTACTAATTACTTCTGCACTGACAGGACCATCCACTATTGAAGTTATCTCTTCAATAATATCTTCAAACTCCTGTCCGGATTCCTTAGCAATTAAAGAAGGATTAGTAGTTACTCCTGATAATATTCCCAACTGATTCATATCTTCAATTTCATTAATATTAGCAGTATCAATAAAAAGTTTCATCTTTTACCCTCCAATTCTTAATTATTCCTCATTATCGGAATGACTATACTCTCTAACTTTAAATTCAACCTCAAAATTTTCGGCAATCTTCCTACATTCATAAATACTAGTCATAGGATGATTAACAACACTTAAAACCACTTTAGGAATTACCTTTTTACATTCTTCTATAAATTCTAAAATTGCCGGAAAAGCATCAAACCCAAATTGAGGATTACATAATTGTTTATACTTTTTAGCATTTTTAGCGTTGAGACTAATTGAAATAACATCAATCAATCCTTCTAATTCAGAAACTACATTATATTGATGAATCAAATTTGCCTGCCCATTAGTATTTATTCTCACTGTTACATCAAAATCCTGCAGCCAACTGGCTATTTCTATTACTTCTTCTAATCGAATTAAAGGTTCCCCATAACCACAAAAAACTATTTCCTCATAATCTTCCGGATTTTCAATTTTAGAAATAACTTCTTTAGCTGTCGGTTCTTCATCTAAATATAAATTATAATCTGCTACGCCATCTTTATATTCTCTTACACAGAATTCACATTGATTGATACAACGATTAGTTAAATTTAAATAAAGGGAATCTCCTAATCTATAAACAACATCCATTTTGAGACCTCCTCGCCAACTTAGAGAATATAAACATTATAACATAATCCAAGTCAAATGAAAAATAGAGTCAATATTCCCCTTAGGCAATATTAAAGATCTCTTTTGCATTCTCTGTAGTGGTAGCAGCAATTTCTTCAGCCGAATAAGGCAAGATCTGAGCTAACTTATCCACTACATGTTTTACATAAGACGGTTCATTTCTCTTACCTCGATTAGGTTCAGGGGTTAGATACGGCGCATCAGTCTCAATCAATAACTTATCCAATGGTATCTGTTTTACAACTCGTTGGAGTTGATAGGAATTATTAAAGGTTAATATTCCACCAACAGCAATATAAAAGTTAAGTTCTAAAGCCTGATTTGCCATCTTCTGATCACCAGGAAAACAATGAATAATTCCACCTACTGCTTCAGCTTCTTCTTCTTTCAGAATCTCCATAGTTTGATCTTCAGCTTCCCGACTGTGAATTACCAATGGTAGATCTACTTCTTTAGCCAGCTGAATGTGGCGCCTAAAAACCTGCCGCTGTACTTCCCGAGGAGAATTATCATAATGATAATCAAGACCTGTCTCCCCAATTGCTACTACTTTATCTTCTTTAGCCCAATTTTTTAGCTGTTTATAAGTTGATTCTGTTACATTTTTAGCTTCATGGGGATGAATTCCTACAACAGCATAAATCATATCATGCTTTTGAGCTAATTCAAGAGAGCGCTGACTTGATTCTTCATCAGCGCCAACATTAATAATATATTCTAAGCTATTCTCTTTAGCTCGGTTAATCACTTCTTCTCTATCTTCATCAAACCGTGAAAAATCAATATGTGCATGTGTATCAACTAACATTATAGACCACTCCTATTTATTCTATCTTACTACCACTTTCAATATCCTGATCAACTGTAGTCAGTGTCAATTCTCCCTCATCATTTGAAGCTGCTAAAACCATACCATTAGATTCAGTTCCAAAAATAGTTGCTGGTTCTAAATTGGCTACTATTAATACCTTCTTACCAACTAATTCATCAGCTTTATAATGTTTAGCAATTCCAGCAACTAACTGTCTTTCTTCTTCACCCAAGGCCACCTGTAACTTCAATAATTTATTACTATCTTCAATCTTCTCAGCTTCCAGAACTTCAGCTACCCTCAAATCAAGTTTACTAAAGTCATCAAAAGTAATTTTATCTTCCTCAGTCATTTCAGCTGTTTCCTCCTCTTTATCTTCTTTCATTTCGTCCTGTTTAGCAAAATATTCTTCTATATCAACTCTAGGAAAGATTGGATCTCCAGAATTTACTTCTACTCCCGCTTCTAATAATCCCCACTCTTCAACTTCAGACCAACTCTGCTGGTCAAGATC includes these proteins:
- a CDS encoding TatD family nuclease-associated radical SAM protein; translated protein: MDVVYRLGDSLYLNLTNRCINQCEFCVREYKDGVADYNLYLDEEPTAKEVISKIENPEDYEEIVFCGYGEPLIRLEEVIEIASWLQDFDVTVRINTNGQANLIHQYNVVSELEGLIDVISISLNAKNAKKYKQLCNPQFGFDAFPAILEFIEECKKVIPKVVLSVVNHPMTSIYECRKIAENFEVEFKVREYSHSDNEE
- the cbiM gene encoding cobalt transporter CbiM; this translates as MHISEGVLSAPILLTGAAASATGVAVGLKTMDNEDIPKIAIVSSALFVASLIHIPLGPTSVHLILNGVAGILLGWQVFPAFLISLFLQSVLFQFGGLTTLGINTINVAFPAIIGYYLFNFLLKFNFNDKQIILGVISFICGIVPVFLTTIMLAISLIFTDESFFEIAQLTIFSHLPVMIIEGIISTFTIIFIKKVKPEILKEE
- the fsa gene encoding fructose-6-phosphate aldolase encodes the protein MKLFIDTANINEIEDMNQLGILSGVTTNPSLIAKESGQEFEDIIEEITSIVDGPVSAEVISTKAEGMVEQARELASISDNVVIKIPMTKEGLKAVNQLSTEGIKTNVTLVFSANQALLAAKAGATYVSPFMGRLDDIGHNGVTLVEEIVQIFKEYEVETEIIAASVRHPKHVKEVAKAGSDIATIPYGVLEKMLGHPKTDEGLDKFLSDWEESQE
- the rsmA gene encoding 16S rRNA (adenine(1518)-N(6)/adenine(1519)-N(6))-dimethyltransferase RsmA; translated protein: MKKRIANPSVTRKILKQNGIQLKKSLGQNFLVDQNIIDKIVASANLTSDDHVIEIGPGIGSLTQRLAEEAKEVWAIELDDRFIEILDENLNSYDNINFIQADALEYNFRQLLTKLNGESVKVVANLPYYITTPIIMRLLEDKLPFEQIVVMVQKEVAERIVATPEDGKQYGSLSLAVRYYSQPEITGIVPRTVFMPQPKVDSAIVKMKIRQQPAVEIKDEELLFKVIQAAFQQRRKTIRNSLSKAANLDLKRNLVDEALNQAGIESRRRGEKLNLERFALLSNILFELLS
- the cbiQ gene encoding cobalt ECF transporter T component CbiQ encodes the protein MIDEKFAEGSSWVHQLDPRIKIIVTIILAIVIAVGKNLNMLLLSFGVSSLLLITAKLDIKEVGKRLLIVNGFIFLMWLVLPFTYPGESLFQIGPLMASRKGIIYTTKITLRSNTIMLIMISLISTSTISSIIHAMKYLYVPEKLIYLLIFIYRYIHVIKTEFHKLYNAMLLRGFKPKTTIHYYKSYAYLVGMLIIKSYERSKRVYEAMICRSFKGKFYMLDDFNVSLFDYLIFISSLFFVSFLIMLEKGLWNL
- a CDS encoding TatD family hydrolase, whose protein sequence is MLVDTHAHIDFSRFDEDREEVINRAKENSLEYIINVGADEESSQRSLELAQKHDMIYAVVGIHPHEAKNVTESTYKQLKNWAKEDKVVAIGETGLDYHYDNSPREVQRQVFRRHIQLAKEVDLPLVIHSREAEDQTMEILKEEEAEAVGGIIHCFPGDQKMANQALELNFYIAVGGILTFNNSYQLQRVVKQIPLDKLLIETDAPYLTPEPNRGKRNEPSYVKHVVDKLAQILPYSAEEIAATTTENAKEIFNIA
- a CDS encoding ribonuclease H-like YkuK family protein, translated to MNFISPTEGTLSFDQTFTSIIKFVKAAPKANYRLIIGTDSKQTQTAVFVTAIVIYREGRGARFYYNKEEVKPKPTLRKRIYHETLNSLKVAGLVSEKMTEKTVADLNIEVHIDIGQNGETRDLIKEIVGMVVGNGYEAKIKPSAYAASNVADRYTK